A single window of Electrophorus electricus isolate fEleEle1 chromosome 16, fEleEle1.pri, whole genome shotgun sequence DNA harbors:
- the LOC113590731 gene encoding LOW QUALITY PROTEIN: splicing factor U2AF 35 kDa subunit-like (The sequence of the model RefSeq protein was modified relative to this genomic sequence to represent the inferred CDS: inserted 2 bases in 1 codon; deleted 2 bases in 2 codons), with protein sequence MAEYLASIFGTEKDKVNCSFYFKIGACRHGDRCSRLHNKPTFSQTILIQNIYRNPQNNAQTADASRCAVSDVEMQEHYDEFFEEVFTEMEEKYGEVEEMNVCDNLGDHLVGNVYVKFRREEDAEKAVMDLNNRWFNSQPIHAELSPVTDFREACCRQYEMGECTRGGFCNFMHLKPISRELRRELYGRRRKRHRSRSRSHDRRSRXDRGRRGCERRRSRDRERSGRF encoded by the exons ATGGCGGAATATCTAGCGTCCATTTTTGGTACAGAGAAAGACAA GGTAAATTGCTCTTTCTACTTTAAAATTGGAGCATGTCGGCATGGGGATCGGTGCTCTAGACTACACAACAAACCAACTTTCAGCCAG ACCATCTTGATTCAAAACATCTATCGCAACCCACAGAACAATGCTCAGACAGCCGACGCCTCCCGCT GTGCTGTCAGCGATGTGGAAATGCAAGAGCATTACGATGAATTTTTCGAA GAAGTCTTCACGGAA ATGGAGGAGAAGTATGGCGAGGTGGAGGAGATGAACGTGTGTGATAACCTAGGAGATCACTTGGTCGGAAATGTTTATGTGAAG TTCCGCCGTGAGGAAGATGCGGAGAAGGCAGTGATGGACCTGAACAACCGCTGGTTCAATAGCCAGCCCATCCACGCCGAGCTGTCTCCTGTGACCGACTTCAGAGAAGCCTGTTGCAGGCAGTATGAAATGGG GGAGTGCACCAGAGGTGGCTTCTGTAACTTCATGCACCTAAAGCCCATTTCTCGGGAGCTGAGGAGGGAACTGTATGGACGGCGAAGGAAAAG GCACCGCTCTCGTTCAAGGTCTCATGATCGGCGCTCACG TGATCGTGGCCGTCGAGGTTGTGAGAGGAGGAGATCGAGAGACCGT GAGCGTTCTGGAAGGTTCTGA
- the gemin8 gene encoding LOW QUALITY PROTEIN: gem-associated protein 8 (The sequence of the model RefSeq protein was modified relative to this genomic sequence to represent the inferred CDS: deleted 2 bases in 2 codons), with the protein MASQWDMSAWYAHPVYTRYWQHYQLAMSWHRRHWRAYNKAWRAAYGPAPYPVFPAFVPAMQTGILGRRVWKGQEHARGWGGREKRVEEEEGDSNSEAENEESWSSEEGEIECDVSNMDISAELRQYFAQTEQHREELKRQHQIEAERQEAYVPADQDLRRAPPRSTLPPTERPGERRSAEMKRLYGKDAARIQGMETAMQLTFDRNCDRKHPKYWPVIPLNL; encoded by the exons atg GCCTCCCAGTGGGACATGAGTGCATGGTATGCCCACCCAGTCTACACCCGCTACTGGCAGCATTACCAGCTAGCCATGAGCTGGCATCGGAGGCACTGGCGGGCATACAACAAGGCCTGGCGAGCTGCTTATGGCCCTGCACCTTACCCTGTGTTCCCAGCATTTGTACCCGCTATGCAGACTGGCATACTGGGGAGAAGGGTGTGGAAAGGCCAAGAGCATgcaagggggtggggtggaaggGAAAAGAgggtggaagaggaggaaggtgaCTCTAACAGCGAGGCAGAGAACGAGGAGTCGTGGAGCTCAGAGGAAGGCGAGATCGAGTGCGATGTCAGCAACATGGACATCTCAGCCGAGCTGCGGCAGTACTTTGCTCAGACGGAGCAGCACAGGGAAGAGCTGA AGAGGCAGCACCAGATAGAGGCAGAGCGACAGGAGGCCTACGTACCCGCCGACCAGGACCTGCGACGGGCCCCGCCCCGCAGTACCCTGCCCCCCACCGAA CGGCCCGGCGAGAGGAGAAGCGCTGAGATGAAGAGGCTGTACGGCAAGGATGCCGCTCGCATCCAGGGCATGGAGACC GCCATGCAGCTCACCTTTGACCGCAACTGCGACCGCAAGCATCCCAAGTATTGGCCTGTCATCCCGTTAAATCTGTAG
- the LOC113590737 gene encoding cystathionine beta-synthase-like, with protein sequence MPSVQESSEQDQLASSVDEAIHLNMEKGVIERKWIRPDLPSRCTWSLGVPNTDSPHWHPHRPSIPCILPNVLGQIGHTPMVHLNKITKNFGLKCELLVKCEFFNAGGSVKDRISLRMVEDAERAGVLKPGDTIIEPTSGNTGIGLALAAAVKGYHCIIVMPEKMSMEKVDVLRALGAEIVRTPTSARFDSPESHVGVAWRLKNEIPNSHILDQYRNPSNPLAHYDTTAEEILEQCDGKVDMLVAGAGTGGTITGIARKLKEKCPNVKIIGVDPEGSILAEPEELNHTEKTRYEVEGIGYDFIPTVLDRSVVDRWYKASDDETFAMARMLIREEGLLCGGSSGSAMAAAVKEAKELKEGQRCVVILPDSIRNYMSKFLNDKWMFQKGFLTVEEFMVNKPWWWNLKLQSLNLSAPLTVLPTVTCQKMIKILKEKGFDQAPVVDEAGLILGMVTLGNMLASVLAGKVKPSDPVSKVLYKQFKQVHLTDNLGKLSRILETDHFALVVHEQIQLTDGSTSLKQMVFGVVTAIDLLNFVTGHEKRERSVSECTDEL encoded by the exons ATGCCGTCAGTACAGGAAAGCTCTGAGCAAGACCAACTGGCCAGTAGTGTGGATGAAGCAATTCACCTGAACATGGAGAAAGGGGTCATCGAGAGGAAGTGGATTCGCCCTGATCTCCCCAGCAGATGCACCTGGAGCCTAGGGGTCCCAAACACTGATTCCCCACACTGGCATCCTCACAG GCCAAGCATTCCATGCATCCTGCCCAATGTCCTGGGACAAATCGGACACACCCCAATGGTCCATCTCAACAAGATCACCAAGAACTTTGGCCTCaagtgtgagctgt TGGTGAAGTGCGAGTTCTTTAATGCTGGTGGCAGTGTGAAGGACAGAATTAGTCTGCGTATGGTGGAGGATGCAGAGAGGGCAGGCGTTCTCAAGCCTGGAGACACAATCATAGAGCCCACCTCCGGAAACACTG GTATTGGCCTCGCTCTAGCTGCTGCTGTGAAGGGTTACCACTGCATCATTGTCATGCCTGAGAAGATGAGCATGGAAAAG GTGGATGTGTTAAGAGCTCTGGGAGCTGAGATTGTCCGCACACCCACCAGCGCCCGTTTTGATTCGCCTGAGTCTCATGTGGGTGTGGCTTGGCGTCTGAAGAATGAGATCCCTAACTCACACATCCTGGACCAGTATCGTAATCCCAGCAACCCACTGGCTCACTACGACACCACAGCAGAAGAGATACTGGAACAGTGTGATG GTAAAGTGGACATGCTTGTAGCAGGAGCTGGGACAGGGGGCACCATCACTGGCATTGCTCGCAAGCTGAAAGAGAAATGCCCCAATGTTAAG ATCATCGGTGTGGACCCCGAAGGGTCCATCCTGGCTGAGCCTGAGGAACTGAACCACACAGAGAAGACACGGTACGAGGTGGAAGGCATCGGCTATGATTTCATCCCCACTGTGCTGGACAGATCG GTGGTGGACCGCTGGTACAAGGCCAGTGATGATGAAACCTTTGCTATGGCACGCATGCTCATTAGAGAAGAAGGACTGCTGTGTG GTGGCAGCTCGGGCAGTGCTATGGCGGCAGCAGTGAAGGAGGCCAAAGAGCTGAAGGAGGGTCAGCGCTGCGTGGTCATCCTCCCTGACTCCATCCGCAACTACAT gTCCAAGTTTTTGAATGATAAATGGATGTTCCAAAAAGGCTTTCTCACAGTAGAAGAGTTCATGGTTAACAAGCCCTG GTGGTGGAATCTTAAGTTGCAGAGCTTGaacctctctgctcctctcactgtgttGCCCACAGTCACCTGTCAGAAAATGATCAAAATCCTGAAGGAAAAGGGCTTTGACCAAGCCCCAGTGGTTGATGAGGCTGG gTTGATTCTTGGTATGGTGACCCTTGGGAACATGCTAGCCTCAGTGCTTGCTGGAAAGGTCAAGCCCTCTGACCCTGTGAGCAAAGTGCTCTACAAGCAGTTCAAGCAG GTTCATTTGACTGACAACCTGGGGAAGCTCTCCCGGATCCTGGAGACAGACCACTTTGCCCTGGTGGTGCATGAGCAGATTCA ATTGACAGATGGCTCCACAAGTCTGAAGCAGATGGTGTTTGGAGTTGTGACGGCCATTGATCTACTCAACTTTGTCACTGGCCACGAGAAACGAGAGAGATCGGTGTCTGAATGCACAGACGAGCTGTGA